The segment CATTTTGGACTGCGCCTGCGGGGGCCGCGCCCGGCTGGGGCGGCTGCTGGCTGGTGAGGAAGAGGCTGCCAAAGGCTACGAGGAGCAAGAGGACGCCGATGGTCGTGTTCTTTTTATCCATGGAATTGAAAAGGTGTTTTATTGATGAAAATGGAAATTAGCCGCGGGCGCAGGTCGGCCGTGTTGCGCGGCGCGGAGCCGGTACGAAGTCGATGCCGCCAGGGTGTAACGGGGTGCAGCGCAGTAGGCGGCGGGCCGACAACCAGACTCCGCGCACTGCACCGTGGGTGCGAACCGCCTCGGCCGCGTAGTGAGAGCAGGTCGGATAAAACCGGCAGCCGCAGGCCGGTCCCAGCACAGCAGGAATCACCGGCGAAAGCGTGTGCTGATAGGTCCACACGAGCCCGAGCAGACCCTGAGCCGGCAGGCGCAGAAGAAAGGCGAGGGTTTTGGGCAGGTGTGCGGGCATCAGGCGGAGGCGGACGGGAAAATTTTGCGACAGGCTTCGACGAATCTCCGTTCCACCTCGCAATACTCAAGCCGATTGAGCGAGCTGCGGGCGACCAGCAGTAAATCGTAACCTGGGGGCACGAGTTCTTGGTGGGCGCGAAACACTTCGCGCAGGCGGCGTTTGGCGCGGGCCCGTTGCGGCGAGTTGCCCACCGCAGAACGCGAGGCGACGACTCCAAGACGCGCGGGCGTGGGTTTGCAGGTGACCGAGGCAGGCGCTTTAACCGGTGCAGGCGGCGCTGCCGTTTCAGCTACGACGTGTTCGCTGGATTCGCCACTCTTTGGTGGCACAGGCGAGAGTTGGGCTAGGGCCGACTGTCGTGAGTACCACAGCATAAAGGCGCCGCAATCAGAGCGGCGCCCGTGGGTGCGGACATGCTGGAAATCCAACTGGCGCCGAAGGTGTTGTTCGGCGCGGAAACGCATGTCGGCTTAAAAAATACAGCGGCGCAACGCGACCGCTGGCGGCTTAGACGACGGTCAAGCGCTTGCGGCCTTTGGCGCGACGAGCGGCTAGGACCTTGCGGCCACCAACAGTGGCTTTACGGGCGCGGAAGCCGATTTTGCGGGCGCGTTTGAGGCGGTGCGGGCGAAAGGTGGGTTGCATACGATTAGAGTGTTAAGAGGGGACTGAAGTGGGGAATCCCGCTGGCCTTGTCAAGGCACTGTTTCAGGAGAAATTCACGCCGCGCCCAATTCGCTGGGCTCCCCCGCGTTAAATCTCCCGAAAACTGGGCTGACAGGGGCAACGCCACCTCGCAACGTGGCGGCCATGCGTATCGCGATCATCTCCGACACCCACGGGGCTTATCCGCCTGGCTTGCCGGAGCGGCTGCGCGGTGCCGACGAGATCTGGCACCTCGGCGACGTAGGCGGACCGGAGACGCTCGTGGAGTTTGAACAACTCGGTGTGCCGGTGCGGGTGGTGCGGGGTAATTGTGATGATTGGCCCGCGTGGCCGCTCTTTCTTAACCGGGATTGTGCGGGGGTGAGCCACCACCTCGTGCATATCCCCCCGCGGAGTGCTCCGGCTGGAGCACACGTGGTGTTACACGGCCACCTGCACGTGCCGCGCGACGAGGTCGATCGGCGCGGGGTGCGTTGGCTCAGTCCCGGGTGCATCTCCTTGCCCCGAGGCCAGGGTTGCAGTTTCGCGTGGCTGACGGTGGACGCGGGGCAACTTCAGTGGACCCTCGTTAGCCTTTAAAAAGGGCGTCGGGCTAAATCAACTACGCGACAGGTACTCGGCAATGATCGGTCGGTCGGCCTCCGGCAGATCGAGGCCCGCGAGCTCGCAGGCGGGGACCCAGCGTAGTGCGGCGTGTTCACGGGCGCGGATTTCGCCACTGGTGGGCAGGAGTCGTGTCACGAAGGGCATGAGGTGCACCGTGACGGAAGCGTAGGCATGGGTGTGCGGCAGGAGCGGGCAAATGATTTCCACGCTGCAGCCCAGTTCCTCGTCCAGTTCGCGGTGCAGGGCGGCCTCGGGGGATTCACCCGGCTCGATCTTGCCACCGGGAAATTCCCACTTTCCGCCCAGGTGTTTATGAGCAGGACGCTGAGCCATGAGCACATGGCCGTCGCGCTCGATTAGGGCGCAGACAACGGCAAGTGGAGTGGCGGGCGATGAGGACATGGGCGCGACGTTGCACCACTGGGGGGATCGCGTCGATTCCGTTTAGACTTCCGGTCGGCGTGCTTCTGCGCTCAGTTCACCGCCTATGGCCAAATCGGCGGAAGACCCACGCACGTTTATCTCCCAGGTGAGTCTGGTGGGGCGCAGCGACGGCGCGTTTAAGGCGCTGCGCGGGTTTGATCGCAAGCGCCACACGGAACCCGATGCGGTTAACCAGGCGACTGCTTCGTTTTTGGCCAAGCTGTGCGCGCCCGAGCTGGCCGAGGTTGCGGAGGCGTTTTTTCAAAGCGCCCGCTCGGCCCTGGCCTACAAGCGCAAGGACATCGCGCTCGATGTGACCAGCCCGCTGGCGGTACTCAGCGCCAAGGATTTCACCCTGGAAATCGCCTACGCGTTGGACCCCGTTGACCCGGCCAGCATCACGATCACGCGCACGCTGCACTCGATAAAAAACGGCGACCTGCTGCGGGTGGCGGAGTTCGACGCGTTGTTCGCCGGACAGTTTACCGCGATCGCCTTTGCGTTAAAAAAAGGTGTGCGTGTCGAGGCGGTGATCGACGCCGTGGAAGCGCTGGCCGCTGCGGAAGACGAGGCGGGTAACACCGTCGGCGGTGACGATGCTGAAGAGGCGGGACGATTGCGGGTGGATTATCCCTCGGATTGTAGCCAGTGCACGCTCACGGTTGCTGGAGTGGGCGCGGCGGTGGTGTGTGACGGCGCCACGCTGGAGATGCGCTTCGACAAAGCCGGTTCGCCCCGGGAGCTGGTGGAAGCGTTCGCTGCGGTGCGCAAGGCCTTCGCTCTGACCAAGGACCGGGCGCTGGCGGGGCTGTTGTAATGAATTGCGGGTTGCCTGTGGTGTGCTGAGGGCTGGTCGCGCGGAAGCGGGCGAGCGGAGGCTGAAGTCGCCACTTGCAATCGGGGCGAATGGGCGAATGGTGGGATTGTTCTTTGATTGGCCTCACGCCGATCTAATCCAGCCGCCGCCCCGCAACGGGCGGAGGTCGATACACACACTTTGGGGGTGTTACGGATTCGATCCTTGGTTCGCGTGCGCCGCTGCCCTTGGAGGATGAACGACCCTCCTAAATCCCGTTCAAAACAAACAAACGGCAACACTGAAGAAATGCCCCTCGCTGCCTAAGTGCAGTGACGTCCGCCTAGTGACATCTGCTAGCTAACGTGGACGACATCAGCAGACATAACGCACCGAGCCATCCGCGGGCAGTGCGTCGTACTTCTACCCGGGGGTTGGTTGACGTCTAAGCGCGGTTGGTCGCGTAACGTCGGCGAGACAAATACCAGCACATAAGGGTAGACGCGGCGTGCAAAGATCAAGGAGACCCGGGTTCAAATCCCGGCACCTCCACCACTTTTCTCCTCCGGAGAGCAAAAACCTTGTCCTTGGTCACTCAAAACTAGCCTCAAGCTAACATTTTAATGCCTTTTGCTGGGGCCATAATTCAACGCCCGAACGTTCTCGCTCAGAGGGGAACCTTGCTGAAGCTCAGGCCTAAGTCTTAGCTTTTCGCCAGTTTTTAGACCAGCGTGACACTTCTAAAAAAAAATAGGGGGCCTTGAGCAAGGCCCCCTATTTTGGGATCTAACAGTTGAGATCAGTTGCTGGTCAATGGTCACGCCATGACCAAAACGCTTTCACGTCTTTCGGTATTCGTGTCGCCGGATCCACTACGTTTTTCCCGCTTTTAACTAAGGCGATGATGCGCTTGGAAACCTGTCGTGCAATTGGCCATAGTAACCAATTTACGTTTTTGAAATGCCCTGAAATATTGCGGCGGGTTAAAGTTTGCCCGGCCGTTAAGGTCTTCAAAATAGCACGGCGCATCTCAATGGCCGCTTCCCATGTCATAGCCCTCCTTTTTAAACGACTGATCTTTAGGTTATGCGCTGAAAGCAGCTTCACGAAATCTGCGTCACGAAAAGCAATATGCTTCTTGTCGATGCCGAATCGTTTTGAGCAATCTATCAGTAGAATTTTGCCGTACGGATTGCGTGATATTTCTCGGCGCAAGTCGATCACTAGGTCATGCCCAGTTAGATTTAACTTTTTGGGGTTAGGGGGTACGTGTTTGTACTTTCGAGGTCGAACGCTTGAATTGACCTTCTGTGGATTGATTTCGGACGCATCTAGCCGGCGAGCAAATAAATCTGAAATTCCCACACCGTTTCCCCATGCCAACACGGCCAGCGCTTGGAGGTCGGCCATGCGCTTCCCTGACTTCCAGCCAAAAACCGTATTGTTAGAAAGGCCAAGTTCATCACCCATCGGTTTAAGGCCGCCATAACGAGTGGAAATTGTGAGCAAGTTTGAACGAAATTGCCCTGCGCAATCGTTCATCTTTAAATACTGCTTGTTTGACCACTCCAGAAAAAGGCCGATTTGGGAAGTTCGCCAAATTGCTGGATGCTTTTCATCCAGCGGAAAGCTCGTTACATTTGGCGACAACGTTGCATGGCAATAATGGCAAGAAATTATATTTGAGCCGAGTCGATCTTCCCTCTGCTTGAGTCGACATTGTGGGCATGCACTTAAAAGTTCGCATTTATGCCGTGCGCAATGAGTAACGCCGTGAAGTTGCCACAGCAGTCTTTCATACGGATCCTTATCTTCGGAAAGGCATAGGGGGCACCATTCGCGGGATTGCTTGCGATCAGCACGTACACACCTCTTTTCAATCAGGGGCATTAGCGTTATTTCAGCAAGGCAATGAATGCCTGTTAGTTGTTCTAAAATCTTGATGCATTGCGCTGAAAGACCCGACTGAATAGCGCCCATAATTTCACTTGCGGGGGTCTTTCGACCATCAGACCAAAGTAAGGGCGCAATTACGAACTGAAGCAGGTCCACCTGGCGCACAGAATGCGCTTCCGCGAGCCGAAGGAGGTAGGAGAAAAGAGACTCAACCTCACTGGTTCCGTGTCCATGGGGCTGCAAGCTCACGAGTCGACTGCGTGGTGCAATATCAGGGATAGCCGATTCGATATCTTGTAGCGCAAGAAGCTGCATAGTATCGGAGTTTATATTAACGTCACTGCTCATATGGTTAAGCTCTTGGCCCCTCAAATTCTCTTAGGGCGCTCAACCCCCGGTTAATCTCGGCTTGCCAGATCTTGACCGCTTCATCCGGTGCTAGCGTCTTTTGGAGTGCGGCCGCGTTTAGCGGGGATTTGGTTCGTCGGGAATGAATGAGCGCCTCGGATAACCACCGAGCAAGCAAGCCGACGCAACCACACGACCGCTCCAGGAGCAGGTCTCGGCTGCCACTAAGGTCACACTCAAACCCCGTTCCATTTAATCTGTGTTGAAATCCAGATATGATTTTCCCGAAATCCTCAGCTTCGTTTTCGGCGTAAGGAGCCAAATGGACCGTAATACACCGCCGATTGAGCTGTCCATTCATTGCGCCTAGTTTAACCAATGAGTAATCGCCTAAAACCACTAGATGGCAAGAGCTTCGGTTTGAAATCGACTTAAGGAAACTCAGGTTCTTGGCAAGTGCGCCCCTCGTGCCTGCCTCGACCAATGCACCGCCTTCATCTAGCAATATTGCAGCCGGGCGGCGATACTTAAGCATTTTAATACATGCATTATGCAGTGCGGGTAACGTGCCACCAGCCCTCTGATTTCCTTCCATAATTTTCCGATTAATTAATATGTCGTTTGCGTCTGTGAGGAGGTCTTCAAATAGGGCCTTCCATTCAGGGCCTCGACCCGGCACGAAAACCATTTCCGCAGCTAATGACGCGAGTCGACTGGCATCACTACGCATTGCCTCGGAAAACATTTCCGCCAGCCGCTTTCTTAGGATTTTGAGTAGGGTGCTTTTTCCGGTACCGGTGGCCCCTACCACGAGCAAAATTACGGGCTCGTTAAAACCCGTAATGCGATCAATTAACCAATCGCACACCGCCGTCAGATGGGAGTGCTGTATCACCCATCGGTGCAATGGCTGAACGTCTGCAAGCTGTGTGGTCGTTTGCATATTGGCTAATTCTAGATTTGCTCAGAAGCAAAGAACTCACCCTTCGTTGCACAGGCACTGGGAGACATCGGCGATGGGTTCATTTCAGTTTCCGTATTAATCAAGTTAGCTGTCTCATCAAAACACTCACCTCGGTTATTTTTCATCTGTTTAGCTGAGGCTTTAAGCCTCTGTATTGCAGCGATTTCGTCAGGGGTTTTCCGGTTGGCGAACAGCCCTGCATTTAGCTGCTCAAGGATCTTGCTGTAATTGCGGGTTCTTCACGGAATACTGTGGGTTAGGGCTGGGGGGAAATTAGGCTCGAGGTCGAGTTTACCACAAAAGAAAAGAATACGGGTGCGATAGTTTTCGAACTTACGGAAGCCACGAGCATCGGCTTTAATTGCTTGGATTTTTGAATTAAAACCCTCGGTGAGTGCATTCGAAATACGGTGCTTAAAGTAAGTCAGTAATCCGGCCAGATGGGCTTTTAGTGACTTTGCTACTTTTTTGACTCTGGGCAGGCGGCTACTCATAACCGAGCGATACCACAGCTGGAAGAAAGTATTACCCGCATCGGCGTTGGGTTGTCCCCAAAACTCGACCAGCTGCTCTTTATAAGCCCATGCCTTGGCCGTACGAAGATTGGACTCCAGCAGCGCCTCGAAGTGCTCTTTGCGGTCATCAGGAACGATGCCATGCAGCCAAAGAAAGCGAGTGCGTTTTAAGATGTCATCGCCTTTGGCAGCGAGTTCAGCGGCCTCATCCCGGCGGGTATGATCGACCGCCTCGTTCATAGGCTTTGAAACATGAAAGCGGTCGTGAACGATGTCAGCGTTGGGCGCGGCCTGGTGGGTGGCGGCGATGAAGGATGCACCCATGTCCATCGCGACGGCTTCAATCCCGTCAATTTGCTCCTTTGATAATGATGCCCAAAGCTTTAACCCACTCCCTGTATCCCGGCCTGGAACCACGTCCAGTACCCGCCGACCGGTGAGATCGGTCATCAATGAAACGTAGCTTTGACCGCGCAAAAAACTCTTTTCGTCTAAGCCAACTCGGGTGATGCCGTCGAGGTTTCGCCGCGCCAAGCCTCGCTCAACAGCCTGATCGATTATACGTTGTACACTATCCCAATGAAGTCCCAGCAACTCGGCGGCTTGGCTTAGCGATCGGCTAGAGGCGATCACGGCCACGGCAAAGCTTTCAAAAAGCGAGGTGAACCGCGAGCCTGGTTCGGCCCACGGCACGTGCATCGTTTTAACACCATGCTCCTCGCAATCGCAGCGGGGCACCGCGCACCGCAGTTCGAGTCGATATTGCATCACATCACGGTGACGCCAACTCCGCTCCTTCATTCGGTCGTAAATAGGCATCAACTGACCGCACACTGGGCACGGCACCTTGGCCCCGTCTGGCCATCGTAACCAGACCGTCACGTTTAGTCCGAGAATGTCTTCCTCCACTTTGGTTACTTCCCACGGTTCCGGCAGCAACAGCAACCGCCGGTAATGTTCATGTGCGCTTATGCTCATCTTTACTTTTTAGCTGCTTTTATGCCCGAACCCACAACAAAACGGGAAGAACCTAATTGCGGCCGTAGCTCAGGCGAGCGCGGCGCAACTCGAGACTTGCGACCGCTAGTTGCTCCGGCGGTTTTGCGCGGAGTCGCTTGAGTTTTGGTGCAAGGCACTCATGCCATTCGCCACGGGCAAAAGCATATACCCTTGTGATATCTAACGGATCCCATCGCACCGGTACTCGTGTCCCGTTGAGGTCCGCTGAATCGAATATATTGTTCCAATATAACACGGTGCTGACCTGAACGCCGTTGTGTGCCTGTATCTTGGCGGTTCCGTCGCCAGAAACAAGTGGCAGTGTGATCATGCGAAAAGTTCGGTCTTGATCGATTTGGATGTGATTGCGAGTGCCATGCCTACTGAGGCTTTCTTCGCGAACCTGTTTGGGGCTCATACCATTGAGGCCGGCGTGGGGGAGCTCATCGTAAACTTTAAAACAATATTTTTCGATCTCCCCCTGTAATTCATTGATAGTGTAGGCTGCTAAGCGATCTGGGCTATGCGAGGGACTGATGCGCAGTTGAGTGCGCATCGCTGCGGTGGCGCCTGGCAGCGTGTCGGTTACCCGCTTGTTCATTGAACCAAAAAAGCGTTCCATTTCTGCGCCCCAGCGAGGGCGTCCGACTGGACGTCGAATGAACTCTATTTGGTAAAATGAGAGGAAGAATTCAACGGATAGGTTCACAAATTCGGAACCGTTGTCCGACAGAATTTGTGACGGCAAGCGACCATGACGCCTGACGCATTCACGGAAGAGGCACAATGTTGAGGCTGCACTGGGGGGCTCGTAACTAATGTACGTTGCAAGCACGGTTCTCGAGTACGCGTCGAGCATGACTATAACCCATGCAGTTCCCAAATTCACGCCCTGCTCTTTACACAGGAGGCTAAGGTCGGCCACCGAGAAATCGATGTGCGCACGTTGCATATAATGCTCTGCTGATCCGAAGTCATATGAAGTCGAAACGGGGGCATTATGCTTTGCAGCTGAGTAATTACCCCGCTTCGCTTTCTCCACTAGGCTGACGGACAGTCTTTTTATTGCACGTCCGAAGGTTCGCAAGGTGACCGTTTTTATATTAGCGCTCTTGCAGTCACCCACATATCGCGAATATGCGTGAGCAACGCAGGTCTCCCCTGGCTTAAGGTAATGAATCTGAATGCCTTCATTCATGGCATCTAGTGTGGACTGGGGCAGTCGTGATCGATGTTGTGCTTTGGGCGTGGATGCCCGCAAGCAGCCGATAAGTGCACCTCGGCGGCCATATTTGCTGATGCTGAGGCGAACGCGCCTTAACATCGCTCTTTCTGTAGAGTTGAGTTTAGCGACACCCTTTGGGGCGCGGCGCAAGCCCTGTGTTACGTATTGTTCGATCCGGGAATAATCAGCAACCGCTTTCGCCCACTTGGACGGATTTGCGGTCCGCAGCTTCGTCTCTATTTCGGCAGCCCCTTCTTTGGGTACTCCGTACGACCTTAGCTTGCCGTCGATTTCGAGTCGCTTGAGTGCAGGAAGGTCCATCGGCAAAACATTACCGTGCCCGTCTATGAGCATTACGGTATCCCCATCCACATATGAAACTTCGTGGTCGCGTCCGGAAAGGACGATCAATTCGCCTTTTTGGAATTTAGCGCGGCGAATCGAGCGATCTTGGTCCATCCGGGTGCGTTCTACGATGTCGAATGCCTTAGCGACAGCGGCACTAGCAAAGATCCTGCACGTATTGTGCGACATAACTTCGTAGCGGCTTAAATCGACCCATAGGTCGCTTGATGCGACCATTCGGTAGCAGTGATCAATCGATAGCCCCGAAATCTCTTTGAGTAGAGTTTCAATCGTACAGCCTGGATTTAATGTGACATATTCGCGTGCCTTAGCGGTGAGCGCGAGTGGTGCCGGTTGGCAGTCGGACCGGTAGTAATCAGCTAGGAATGAGCTATTGTTGGCCAATGCGGCCGAAATGTCCTGCTCGGTTATTACTTGGTAAGGTGCCCCGTAGGCATTGAGGGCGGCGGTTTCGCCGGGAGGAAACCCCCACCCAGTGGTTTCAGATTTCGTAATGTAGTCGCAACCCGGATTTCCTGCGTGGCGCCGTAGCCAAGTCGCATTTTTTACATCGATGAATTTAAGAGGGCACCAGTTGGCGGGCGGTTTTTCGGGAATGGATAGCAATACGACAAAATCGACGACGTGTACTTTGCTAGAGCCTTTTAAGGGATCTTGAAGTGGTACCTGAGTGAAGAATCCCGCAACGGCACTATCTGCATCGAGTTGATGTGCAACGCCCCGTTCCAATAAAGACCCCGAGCAGAAGCGAAGCTCGCCCATTTTTGGGCTTTGATAGGTGCGGGGCATGCTGCTGGAGCTTGGGGAAAAAGCCGGATGGTGCTGGGTGGATAGATTCCGAATGAGTTCCAGGATTTCGGGTTTTACGATCACCGCTAAGGCGGCAAGTCTTGTTAAGTAGCGATCGGCGCTGAATGAGTTTTTCATCTATAATTTTTGAATGTTGAGCTAAGGCTAATTAAGTAGTTTCGTTGAATTAGGTAACTGATATTTAATTAAGGGTTAAATTGGTAACCTAAATCGGTTAAGGTTGAGTTGGGAAACCTTAGCAAGCGGAAAATTACTTGCGCTCGGGGATTTGTTAACTTAGGTTAACTTTCAAATGACACAACCCCTTGTAGGTACAAGTCTTGCTGAAAGAATCACTTACTGTGCAAAAATTCTGGGTAACGCGGCTAAATTAGCTCGTGCAATTGGCGTTTCTAAGCCTGCCGTAAGTAAGTACTTATCAGGCAAAAACAACCCGAGGCGGAATGTTCTTTCCCGTATCGCCCACGCAGCTGGGGTTTCGGAGTCTTGGCTCGCCTTGGGGATCGGTAGTCCAGAGCAAGGTGATACTGAACATTCAGCTGGTTCTTCAGTCATTAAAACCGTGCATGATCTTGTTCATCAATTAGGTGGACTGGAAAGCGCTGTGGCCATTCTCACTAAAGCAGCGTCCTCGGGCAATAGGCGTAGTGTTAACTCGGGTAAACTTGCCCCCGTAGAATTCACTCAACGGTTTAATTCAACTATCGCGGATCAAGGTGGGCGGGAGTTATTTCTCGAGAAGTCACGATTCGATCCAAAGCGATTAGATGAAATTTGTGCAGGCGCAGTCCCAAGTATTGACGAGTTTAAAACCCTAATTAATCACCGAGTCTTATCACTAGATTGGTTGATCGCGGGAGACGGTGAATGGCAGACGCTGCCTAAACACCGTGCGTATTTACTTAATATGCTTAAGGCCAACATGGCCGAGGCTGATAAAATGAGATCCGTCCCATTCACGGGCGGAACTCGGAGCAGCAATTACCCCAACGGACCTGCTCACGCTTCAGACTCGGACGTTATCAAACTTTGGGGCAAGATCTATGAGAGACTGGATCCGACCTACTACAATGTTGAGGTCATCGCTGATGAGAGCATGTCGCCTTTGCTTTCGACCGGCGACATCGTCTTGATTGATACCCTAAAAAATAAAATTAGCAGTGGAACCTATTTTATAAGAACAACTAACGGCAATCTGTTTGTTAATGCCGCCAATACAGGGTCCAGACTAGTCGCAAACTATTTAGCCAATAAAGATAGTTCTTTTGAAATTAGGCAGGATCAGTCGCTCGGCCGAGTTGTATGGATTTGGAAAAAAATCCCCTGAAAGAGGGACAATTTACTGTAATTGGCGACCTTGGTATTTCAATGACGGTGGACCGAGATTGATTCCTGCAGCAGTCACCGTCGCCGCTACTTGGGCCCACAGCAGGCTGATGCGCTGGTCGGAAAATGCGGAGTGAAAACGAATTTCTACCTGGTCCCCGATAAGGAGTCCAGCGACGGCGTTACCGCGGTAATCATCCTCGTAGCTCAGACCAGGCACCTTGATCGACCGGTGCTGCTGGGATTCAGGGAAAAACACCACGCCCTCCTCATTAAGCAGAAATTTACACCGTGGGTGCGGCGTTTTTAGTGCCTCGCGGATAAATTCGAGGTTTTGGATTCGGAGGCTCATTTAACCCGGCTGACCAGACTCGATGTCGTAGAGCATGCGCCAGAGGAGATCCTGCTCGCCGCGCTCCATGACGTGCATGGGCGTCGAACCATCGAAGGCTGGATTAGGCCGCACAAGCCAACGAGCGACTTGAGCTGGTTCCATCACTCGGGCCAGACCAACCAGCAGGCGATCCAGCTCCACCAAGGCCCTTTCCTGTTTTGCCGAGGGCGTTTCTCCAGCAGCCCACTTGGCAACCGAGCGCGGCGAAAAACCTGTCAGTCGAACCAGCTGCGCTTGAGAGATTTGAAACTGCTCGCGGTAGGTTTTTAGCAGACCGGCGTAGCCGCTAATACCATGATGCTGAAAGGGAAACGGAACGTCCACCCAGTCGGAACTCGCGGAATTAGATTTTTGTTTTGTCTCCCCCATTTGTTGGCAAAAATAACTGCATTAATACAGTATTCCAGCATTCATTTCTCCAGGAATAAAATTATTTTAATAGGTTTTATTAGCCTCATTTTGTTCATTTATAATGACTTAATTGATATTATGGCCGCCTGCTACGCACTCCCACCAAACACGCTAAAGGTGAAGCCAGGCGCTTCAACCCGGTGTCGGCTCCCGGTCCTGCGGCCAATTTGCGACTGGTCGCACTCCGCCATCTCAATCAAGCGGGCCACTAAAAGCACCAACGCCCCTGGCTACTTCACAGTAAAGAAGGGC is part of the Opitutus sp. genome and harbors:
- a CDS encoding helix-turn-helix domain-containing protein codes for the protein MTQPLVGTSLAERITYCAKILGNAAKLARAIGVSKPAVSKYLSGKNNPRRNVLSRIAHAAGVSESWLALGIGSPEQGDTEHSAGSSVIKTVHDLVHQLGGLESAVAILTKAASSGNRRSVNSGKLAPVEFTQRFNSTIADQGGRELFLEKSRFDPKRLDEICAGAVPSIDEFKTLINHRVLSLDWLIAGDGEWQTLPKHRAYLLNMLKANMAEADKMRSVPFTGGTRSSNYPNGPAHASDSDVIKLWGKIYERLDPTYYNVEVIADESMSPLLSTGDIVLIDTLKNKISSGTYFIRTTNGNLFVNAANTGSRLVANYLANKDSSFEIRQDQSLGRVVWIWKKIP
- a CDS encoding XRE family transcriptional regulator, whose protein sequence is MGETKQKSNSASSDWVDVPFPFQHHGISGYAGLLKTYREQFQISQAQLVRLTGFSPRSVAKWAAGETPSAKQERALVELDRLLVGLARVMEPAQVARWLVRPNPAFDGSTPMHVMERGEQDLLWRMLYDIESGQPG